The sequence tctctgtgctgcagcttcacagactattacactgtcttccccgcctccttctcccccagcacttccctcctgGGGAGGACACTGGGTAATggtctgtgaagttacagcacagagggacactggtaataTCCCCCCAGATcacttctggctcatcagcagaattataaaggttgattttagaagggaggatgccatggataacacatatgtgtATGAGTAATTGATCCTCTAttatcaggatggaatttgatggcagatttaatattaggatctcaataattaattcagtttttctatgaattgaaccaaaaagtcctaaaatctcatgtgtcacaaattagcatcaaaaactgcaactcCTTTCTCCACTTGTCAAATATGAACAGCAACTAGACAAGTGGACTGggtcttaaataaaaaaaagatcagTAGTATTTATTGTATAGTAAAATGGCGCCAATTTTTTAACAAGTCAACAATTCAGTTATCAAAATTTAGtacatttttttacttcattttttcCCATGTTCAGTGCTGTCTCTCCTTGTCAGAGCTGGTGAATGTGAAGCTGAGATCTTACTATACATAGAGTCTCCCggtgatatctatctatatagccatgtattataactgaagcagccaatcacagctcagctttcattcatatcgagcagctaataaaatgaaagcagggctgtgattggttaatatgGGTAACACTACTTTACTACAAACAGCTCATGTATAACTGCCTTATGTTTAACAATGGGACAAAGTTTGGCATATATCAGGCTAACTTGGACCTCTGGATGTATGTGACAGGTATGAGGTCACCACCTGGACACTATTATGCAAATGTCTTTACTACAGGCTGAAATATATTTTGCTGTCCTATGAGAAgttgatatactgatatatgagtaTCTCCCGGAATAGAAGAGAGTGGCGGATGTGTGTACTGGATACCAAAGCAATAGAAACTTTCTCCATTTACCCAGGTTCTAGCGTGatgtcatcactatcactgcagtatacagcctggtattacCCATAATGCTCTGAGAGACAGACTATGTGATGTTGAAGATGTTCTAGAGCCATCTACTACATCTTTACTCATTTCTGGTTATATCAATGTCTCTTTCCACCAATGTCCTCCTATACTCCACTAGTGGTCTCCACCATCTCCGCTCCTGAAGGTCTATGGTTACTTTGCATGATTCCTTCTGGAGACGTCTCCATCATGTGGAACCACAAATAATTTCACTGACCCGaaattctgttcttctctctccccAATAGGATAATCTTACTGGGCGCACCCATGTCCAAGTTCTGTCCCGCAGGGCACTGGAGCCGGATGCTGAACACACATGGATTAAATCCTACAAGGACGgggtaaataattctagagacgtcatcagccatcaccacattatacataacatgtgatattggggttatctggggttcacctcctccatgacatcttatcaataagatgtcattgatctgaaagtaatgtttctatttttatgtcccaCAGCCAGGTCCTTCTACAGCGTTCTATAATTTGGCTGCTGCTACGTATGATGGACCAGGAGACCTGATGCCAGAGTCACCTGAGCCCTGCTGGATTGTTAGATCGGTAaggaggccattactatatagtgTCTAGCATGTTATCAAGTACATGATTTACAGATTTAGTGTGTGGTGTCCGCTGTGTGTACAAGTTTTGGTGCTTTTCCATAGTAAATCTGGACCCATGTTTATAGTTGAATGGAGGATTCATTTGCTTTCTATCACTCTAAATTTCTGTGTATCCAAATTCTCAACAGGATGAACCAGAGAAAAGAAGATCTACTGGATCAAGATGGAGAAAGAGACTGAGGAGCCTCTTCTGCATGGTGAGGAGATCTCAGTCTAGGACATGTATCTCAGCCTGGTGATACATGTCGTGTATCTCAGGATCTCATTCACAAGTGACTGGACTTGTGATACACACATCATCATCAGCTTTCTCTTATGTTTCCTCTGTAGTGCCGGGAATCAGTGGAGGTGACTCCTTCCACGCCAGCTCCCAACAGACCGAGCACCAAGGACTTCGGATGCCAAGTCACAGAGGATGAGCTCAGCCTTGGGCCAAAAGTCACCATAATCCATGTGAAACCCAAGGACCATTCCTTTATGGTTGACGCTTCAACCCAGGTCAATGAGGATGAGTTCTGAGGTAGGTGGAACGCACATCCGTACATTGTG comes from Engystomops pustulosus chromosome 6, aEngPut4.maternal, whole genome shotgun sequence and encodes:
- the LOC140066077 gene encoding uncharacterized protein gives rise to the protein MMERFFDKLTGRTRVQVLSRRALEPEAKRIWIKSYNDGLGPSPAFYNLAAAAQDGPGDLMPESPEPCWVVRSENFLSLDPAPEHSAETAPLDLDCIITDNLTGRTHVQVLSRRALEPDAEHTWIKSYKDGPGPSTAFYNLAAATYDGPGDLMPESPEPCWIVRSDEPEKRRSTGSRWRKRLRSLFCMCRESVEVTPSTPAPNRPSTKDFGCQVTEDELSLGPKVTIIHVKPKDHSFMVDASTQVNEDEF